The DNA sequence TCAATGTTCCTTTACCTGGGGGACATCCCGGTAAGACAGGTGACGCACCTGGCGCTTCTGGAATCACTGCATTCTCTCCTTCGCAGCTGGTCAATCCCTCTTTCTACCCCGCAGCCAGCCCTGCTACTTCAGTTGCTGCAGGAGCCAACGTAAACTCCGCTCAGGCGCATATATCACCCAATTCTTCAATGCTGCTAAATGCAACTAACCAGATTATCAACGACTCCCCCTCGTCAGTTGAATTATTCGAATTCGATTCCTTGTTCGCACATGAGACAATGGAAAAGGCAGGAATTCCACTTGGAGAAAACGACCAGTTACCCTTGTGAGCTTTGCCTGTCCCTTTCACATGTGCATTGTAACTCATGTATATCCAAGGTTCTTGGACGGTCAGTCCCTCGGTGGATCGGCTGCTCCGACCGACACAGCACCCTACGTGGGACTTGAACAGTTTTTCATGCCTCAGGACGTTGACAGTAGGCTAGTTGATCCGTCCCTGCGGACTGAGGATCAACAGGCACAGAGCAGCGGTATGCCGATGGACGTTTGGTGGTAGAAGGGATAACGATGAGGTTATTGAGAGCAACTCGATTTGCAAGGGAGAACAACTTGAAAGAACTAATTTTCGACTTTACATTATTCATTCCGGATTGTGAGGTGGTCCGAAACGCTGTGTATTAATAACTTTCTTTCTTGGGAATTTTTATTTTATGATGTAGTCATTGCATGCGTATAAATATGAATGGTCAAGGGGAGATACATGGACAAGCAATAAGTCACTGCGGATCTTGGCAACATTATTCAACCGGCAACGACGAAAGAACAGGTATGCATGTCGATGTAGTTTTATATTGCGCTGATGGcgatggtggtgatgggagatggatgacGGAGAAGCCGGTAATTAATGAGCTGCGATATTAATTTTATTTCTTAGTTACTAATTAATTAACATTTTTTGGCCTATAACTGCCACACAGCCATTGCCGCCGGCGTACACGTGGAAGAAACCGGACGGACTCGGTGATGTTGCTGTTCCAGCAGGGGGGAAAGGCGATTTCCGCACGTGGCGGGCCCTGTGGACGTCATCAGCTTTGGCAGAAGTCCCTTTGGACCGATACCCTGGTCCCGTTTCTCCTCTCGCTGGCGCCCGACTCTTTCCATCGATTCTTTGCTCTTGGTTTTGTTACACACGTCTCTATATCCGCAATTCCGCCTTCGCTCCATACATCCTCGCCATTCTCGCCTCCATTCCCTCAACCACAGCCTCCAAAACCCCTCTATCACTGTATATCTTTCACTTCATCTTGTCACATATCTTGTCtacatctcttcctttgtGGATCCCGTAGCTCATCTCAActgtcatcttcaacaaaCCCACATACGCATCTCGATTTCTATACCATCCACCAGAGCCTCGAAATAACACCACTATGACCCTCCCCGAAGTTTGCAAGCAATTTGAACCTTATTTCATCTTGGACGATGCGAAGCTCGTCGATATCGTCAAGCACTTCCGtaaggagatggaggaaggtcTTGCGAGCTATGGAAAAGACATGGCTATGATTCCTACCTTCGTTACTGGCGTTCCAGATGGTActgaagaagggtgagtCTTTAGCGTTACTAGGGCGATTAGGGAATGGAGACAAGAAACTTTCGCTTTTCAtgttggaaaaaaaaagtttGCTCGCTATAGAATGATCAGCTGATTTTTTTGGGCAGCGTATTCTTGGCTTTGGATCTGGGAGGCACCAATTTGTAAGTCATTGCAGTACATGGCTTTTTTGAATCACGCCAATCATCGTCCCTTTTCGTGATGCTGTTGGAAGGCCGATCGTGGACGGAGGCTGATTAACTGAATTTCTCCTGATGCCCGTTCAATAATAGACGCGTCTGTTTGATTCTTCTGCAAGGCCACAACCAATTCAAGATCAAACAGCAAAAGTATAAAGTATCAGAGGAGCTTAAAACGGGCCAGGCGCGGGTGCTCTTTGGTGAGTAAATGTTTAGGTGTAATTTCTGAATCAGAGTATCTAATGGTGGAGAGTTGCAGATTACATTGCAGAATCTGTCGATAACTTCCTTACCGAAGTTGAGAGTCACGAAGATATTGCTATACCCGCCACCGGCGAGCCTATGCATCTTGGGTTTACCTTTAGGTGCGTTGCGTCCGCCGAGGAACCTTATCTCAAGCTGATGCACATCGCAGTTTCCCTGTGGAACAAACTGCTATTGACGCGGGCAAATTACTTACATGGACCAAGGGCTTCAACACGAAGAACGCTATCGGCCACGATGTCGTTCGTCTTTTACAAGACGCTTTCGACCGCAAGCACATGCATGTCCGATGCAGTGCATTGGTTAATGACGTAAGTaccaccttttcttccaaactTCAGCTCACAATACATCGTACAGACTGTGGGcacccttctttcccgCTCATATCAGAGTGGTCCTGCTCTCATCGGTGCCATTTTTGGCACTGGTACAAATGGTGCCTATATCGACAAGACACGAACCATCAGCAAGTTGGGCAAAGAAAAAATTGAGGACGCCGAAGAGGGCGGCGAGCATGCTGGAGAATTTATGGTCGTCAACATGGAATGGGGAGCGTTTGACAACAAGGTCTGTGTAGTGCCCTTGTGATCAATAGACTAGGGGTTGACACAAAGCAGAGGCAGTGCCTACCTATCTCCATTTTTGATAATAAACTGGACCGAGAAAGCATAAACCCGTGAGTTGGGCCATTTTTTCAAGTCAAAAAGATTATGCTAATCACTTTACATCATGCAGGCGGAAGCAAGCTTTCGAGAAACTGGTGTCCGGCATGTGTAAGCCCATGTTTCAAAGAAAACGTCGTCCTTTTTAGGCCGCTGACATTGTCAACAGACCTAGGTGAAATCACTCGTAACATGCTTCTCTACATGATTgattcctctctcctcttcgggGGTCACTCCAGTGAGATTATCAACACGCATTATGGCTTCGACACTTCTTTCGTCTCTGGTATTGAAGGAATCTCTTCTCCCGAGGAGGTAAAAAAGTTAATCGTCAAGGAACTCAAGGTTGACCCAAAGCACGTTACGGATAAGTGTCCCGAGATTGTTCAGTGGGCGGTACGATTGGTTTCCGACCGAGCTTGCAAGCTTGCCGCCTGCGCTATTGCAGCTGTTGTCCTTCATACAGGCAATGACAAGGCTCCAGAGGGTGAGGAAGACAAGGGTGTGGATGTTGGTGTGGATGGCAGTGTTGCCGAGTTCTTACCCATGTTTAGTGAGAGGGTGATGGCCGCATTGAAGGCTATCCTCGGTGAGAAGAGTGCGGCAAGGGTGAAGTTGGGACTGGCCAAGGATGGGAGTGGTGTCGGTGGTAAGTTGCCACGAGGATTTCTAGTCACTCAGTGCAAGTAGTCGCTTACGGGAAACGCAGCGGCTCTCACTGCACTCCAGGCCAAGAAGGCATTAGATCGGCGATCAGACAGGTCAATCAAGTTCGTCCCTGGCGAACGTGGACCTTAAAATAAGACACCTAGCAATTTTTTGTACCGTACCTTACTTTATCTACCTGTTTCGCTCGCGCATGTGTGAATATGTGTCGTTTCGGCCTTTATTTTGGCGTTGTGAGAAGTAGCAAACCAAAGATGGAGATCATCTGTCATCTTGAGCCTGGAATACCGCTGATGCCATATTTTCTGATGCATTAGCTTGTCAAACATTCCTGTTTGAATAGTGCATATGGTAATGCTAATGTACAACTGTGATGAGACAAAAAGAGAGCAGCAGAGAAGATTATAACGCGTGAAGCTTTCTAACGGGGAGGAATTTGACCGGATAGCGCTTGAGGTAGGGCCAAGGGGGGACTGTAGCCTAATTTGATAGTTAGCTTGAGGATTTCAGAGTGGGTACAAGTCCCAGCTTACAATAATAAGTACAGCAAAACCAGCTGCGAAACTTTCCACGCCCAGCAAGACCGAGCCACTAAGATAGGATAAGACGAACGACAGCGCCTGGCAATTTGCTGTACGGTAAGTGCTCATTCGTGGGCTGTCTGTTGCGGGAGGTTACTCACGGTAAGGACAATGAATGTGGTTTGAGTGTAAGAAGTGACGAGCTGCTGAGATTGCGGATCCTGTAGGAAAATGAGTGAGCTGTCGGACTGATATCGTGATAGGCTTACGATTCGGCCCTCGAGAGTTCTTTGTATGAGGGGTGGGAGGTGATTCATATTGGGATAGGCGGCGAGGTGCTATCGACTGCTTTCTTAGCGGATATGCTAAGACCGTCAACTGCTGAGCTTGGgcaacagaagaagagaggagatcAACATCGGTATCCGCCGCCTTGTTCCCGCTAAATAAAAAATACATAACGAGAAGGCACAACAAGTATGACCTCAGACGGGAGCAATTGGATGGTGCCACAGTCGGCGATTCGAGCTGCCGGTGCCCGGAGGCTGCTAGCTGGACGGGAAGTTACGTGATCTCGGAACTTGACGTCATTATATTACTCGCTGGGCCGCCTTGCTGATCTCGTCGTCATATCTCTCCTGCTATATAACTCCACTCTGAcatcttttcatctctccccTCAATCTCAAAACGCACGGTTCCCCACCCAAACGATCTTCCACACATCCCACGTCTACTACAACTCATCGCGCGTTTCACATAGCCCATCACGGCGTCCGAAGCAGTACAGCTAGGCCTCGTCGGCCTTCTCACTAGGCCAGTGATCAAAGCAGTCTTCCCCTCGGAGCGTGCACTCTCAACTTCGACCCACGAACAGGCCAAGGACAAGTCCGTCCAGGCAGCAGAAACTTCTCCTGTATCAACCGGCGCTACTTCTGAGCTCTCTGATACTCAGTGGTCTCCCACGAGTCCCGGGCCACCTGTCTTGCAATCGACAGCTGTCATTTCACAAGGCGATTCAGCGCCTGGCCATTCCATTCAAGAGACAGCCGAAGCCTCATCACCACCGTTGACATTCCCCGAACCCACCTTGCGAAGAGATCTTGCTGCAACGAATCCGGATCTCGGTGCCGTTTCCACCACTGCCAAAGAAACTCAGATCTCTGAACAACCAATGGATAGACGTTCTAATAGAGCCCTCGACGCATCCGCACAACGACCGTCCAGTATTACCTCCGCTACCCCCCAGCCCGTAATCCCAGTGACCGAGACTAATAACATGGCAATCGTCCCGGCCAACTCTGAGAATGATACTCTACTCGCCAACAGGGCAGCGGGTATCAACCTCAACGAGAGGCCAGCCAGCCGAACCACTCGCCGCAGCTCCCGTGCCAATGGAATTAAACCAGGGGCTGGACAAGGAGTTTGGGACCTCGAAGACGGAGAGACTAACGGAGGTAAGGGAGCGTCTGATTAcgttgaggatggagataGGACCTCTGTGAACCGTGGTGAGAACGGTACCAACCCTGGGCTGGAATCTGTTCTGAATGCGGACCCCAAGGACTTTAGAGACGAGACATACGGTGATACTGAAAGACCTGCGTCAGTGTTCCTCTGAATCTGGTGGTTGGTTGTCTTGTACTGACAGTTGTGGTTAGCATGAATTTGCGCCCTTCTAGATCTTATGTCAAACCTGTTCCTATCGTCACGACTTACGAGCCTCAACTCCCCGATGGCGCATCTGCCAAGCGAAGGTCGGTTGCAGGATCTACACGGGCTCCCAGTTACAAACGTGCACCTTCTCGTGCCGCCTCCATTGACAACGAGGCTGCACAGAAGCCCATGAGCCCTAGGCGTGAAGCTTCCAAGGCTGGCTCCGTCCATTCTAACACCTATGCTGCCGATATGGGTCCTAACGGCTATGATAatcaacctcctcgtcctGTTTCCAGGACCGCCTCTGCACGCAACCGCCACTTTGACCAGGCTGGGGCTGCTGGAGTTGGCGCTGCAGCCGGAGGACTTGCTGTTGGTGAATTTATCTCTCAGCAGCGTCAGCAAGAGCTTCAAGGAGGCAATTCGAGGCATAATAGTGGAGTCGCCTTGCAGGATGGCGGACCTGTACCTCGCGCCACGACCTTTGAGGAGCCTTCCGACAATCAGCAAGGTGCTGCACGAACTTTatctcctcgtcctcaatCCTCCTTTGGTCATCGTCCCCAGCCTCAACTCCTGGCAATCAATGAAGGCCAGGGTGATTATCAGCCGCAAGATGGTAGGGATTCTAGAGCGGGTGTCCTCGGTAGGAATGGTACAGTCATGAGTCGAGCCAATACTCTGGGAAGGAACGGGAATTTGTCGAGAGGTGCCAATGGAGGAACAGTTGGAAGCCGAAAAGGTGCTTTCGGTAGGGGTGCGGGCGCTAGCATCGGCACTCAGCCTGAGGAGGTCCTGGGCAGAGAGTAAGTCTTATTTCATTCATTCGCCGGCCGGGTGCAAATCTAATCTCATAATGTAGTGACATCCATACTCGTGCGGAACTTTCAGAAAGAATTCTGGATGATGccactcttcatcgcctttCCACCATGGGTACGTAGTATGAATATCTTTGCTTGATTGGTATCGACTAACTTTGGCTttagagaagaaggatgctCGTCGTTTGACGAAGATCATCAAAAAGGAAGCTAAGACTGAAGCACAAGCCGTTCAAGCCTCTATCAAGGAGCTCGAGCGCCTTTGCAGCCTTCAGAAGGAGGCCGCTAATGCTGAACGCAAGTCTCAGCTTCGTCTTACCAAATGGACTACCAAAGAACACAAAGCTAGGATGCGATTCTtaaaggagaaagagaggtATGAAAAGATTGAAGGCGAGTTGAGGAATGCCGAGAATGATTTCGAGGAGCGAAGGGATCATGCGGCCGGGTTGACGGCCCAGGTGGCTGAAAAGGTAAGCCGTGCCGCGGCCAAGCATCTCGCAGACGCTGACCAATTCCTCCTAGACACAAGATCTTGATGATCTGCGAGCTCAGAAAGCTGCGGACGATCGTGAGCGAGAAGTCAAGATCTTGGCCCTCAAGAACCCTGCCCATAGTTAACTGCAGTTCGTATCAGTTGTCAACCAGTAAGAGTGTatggaagggaaagacaaATCTACATCTTTATATATCTACATTTTAATAATCCAAAGTAGTTCGCGTAATCGTTTTTCATAGTGAAGTTCTCAGCGGTAGGGAGTCAAGATTGGCGTCGGCGGCAAGTAATCTGTGTACACGAGCATGAAGTTTTTGCACCCCTGTTAAGGCCATATAAAATAGCCCGTTTCAAATATAAAATTCATGTCGCAACTTATTAGTTTTGACTTGTCTTGTTGATCTTAACTTGCAGTTTGGATGGATAAAATTACGTAATCAATGGGTGACACGACTTTCGTTCAGTAGTGGAAAAGTTGATATATGCATCGAGAGGTTGGTGGTTTTGACATATTTATGCAGGGCACGTAACTAAGAATCTAAGACTGACCTTATTAGCTAATTTTGCCCGTTTTTCACCTTTCTTAGCTAGCTGCCAATATAAAAAGTTAGCTAATTCCCCATACAAACCTTAAAAAAACTAAGTCAGGTCTTAACTTTTATATTTGAAACGGGCTTATAATAAATAAGTACTGAAACCGTAACTTCTTTTGCGAGACCTCCGTCCGGTAGTATAAAAGTCCGTCGgacttcttcgtcatcctccaaTGCGAAGTGATCGTCTTGAATATACAATTTGTCCAGATGTAAAATATGGAAATCGCTTTCCGCCATTTACCCCAATCTAGCATCCATTCTGTCTGTTCTCCTTTCTATGGTGCTGTCCAGTGTCCCCTCAGCGTCCTATTCATGACCTATTTCATGTCACTTATCGCACTTGAGGGCTCCCCTCTTGATACTTGAGCATGTTGGGAACCACCATCGCCGGCATGGTACTTCAGTTGAAGTACGCTCTTCGACATCCACATCACTTGCGTCGGAGGAATCGTCACCCCTCTCTGCATCTTCATTGTTATTGGCAATCGGTGAACATGGTTGTGGTATCTCATTATCTCTTTGCCCtggtgaatgatgatgtgagCCGATCGTTTTATTCTCGTGCTCAGCTACATCGCCCAAAGTTCATATGAGAGTCGTATAAGACTCAAAATCTCTTGTCCGGAAGCTTCACGAAACATCATTGGAAGAACCTCTGGTTGACTGAAGGTCTTGTTGGATAAACGTGAAAAAAGCTT is a window from the Cryptococcus neoformans var. neoformans JEC21 chromosome 2 sequence genome containing:
- a CDS encoding hexokinase, putative translates to MTLPEVCKQFEPYFILDDAKLVDIVKHFRKEMEEGLASYGKDMAMIPTFVTGVPDGTEEGVFLALDLGGTNLRVCLILLQGHNQFKIKQQKYKVSEELKTGQARVLFDYIAESVDNFLTEVESHEDIAIPATGEPMHLGFTFSFPVEQTAIDAGKLLTWTKGFNTKNAIGHDVVRLLQDAFDRKHMHVRCSALVNDTVGTLLSRSYQSGPALIGAIFGTGTNGAYIDKTRTISKLGKEKIEDAEEGGEHAGEFMVVNMEWGAFDNKRQCLPISIFDNKLDRESINPRKQAFEKLVSGMYLGEITRNMLLYMIDSSLLFGGHSSEIINTHYGFDTSFVSGIEGISSPEEVKKLIVKELKVDPKHVTDKCPEIVQWAVRLVSDRACKLAACAIAAVVLHTGNDKAPEGEEDKGVDVGVDGSVAEFLPMFSERVMAALKAILGEKSAARVKLGLAKDGSGVGAALTALQAKKALDRRSDRSIKFVPGERGP
- a CDS encoding DNA binding protein Ncp1, putative produces the protein MDRRSNRALDASAQRPSSITSATPQPVIPVTETNNMAIVPANSENDTLLANRAAGINLNERPASRTTRRSSRANGIKPGAGQGVWDLEDGETNGGKGASDYVEDGDRTSVNRGENGTNPGLESVLNADPKDFRDETYGDTERPAMNLRPSRSYVKPVPIVTTYEPQLPDGASAKRRSVAGSTRAPSYKRAPSRAASIDNEAAQKPMSPRREASKAGSVHSNTYAADMGPNGYDNQPPRPVSRTASARNRHFDQAGAAGVGAAAGGLAVGEFISQQRQQELQGGNSRHNSGVALQDGGPVPRATTFEEPSDNQQGAARTLSPRPQSSFGHRPQPQLLAINEGQGDYQPQDGRDSRAGVLGRNGTVMSRANTLGRNGNLSRGANGGTVGSRKGAFGRGAGASIGTQPEEVLGRDDIHTRAELSERILDDATLHRLSTMEKKDARRLTKIIKKEAKTEAQAVQASIKELERLCSLQKEAANAERKSQLRLTKWTTKEHKARMRFLKEKERYEKIEGELRNAENDFEERRDHAAGLTAQVAEKTQDLDDLRAQKAADDREREVKILALKNPAHS